A genomic region of Miscanthus floridulus cultivar M001 chromosome 3, ASM1932011v1, whole genome shotgun sequence contains the following coding sequences:
- the LOC136545055 gene encoding uncharacterized protein: MGLCMSSGAAGETTRAGAAPAPSKDTALVLMPSGEMREYPRPTTAARVLEDASATADGDSDWFLCDADGMGIEGAVAAVRDAEALRAGQIYFVLPAAARRRGLRREEVAALAVRASAALSSRAASAAAPGRRRRGAVVAPLVFAPPSEEDERAAAACKAAAAPPVRRPAPRVRSGRRLERFASDLTAIPEGERDDE, from the coding sequence ATGGGGCTGTGCATGTCGAGCGGCGCGGCGGGCGAGACCACGCGCGCGGGGGCGGCACCCGCGCCCAGCAAGGACACGGCGCTGGTGCTGATGCCGAGCGGCGAGATGCGGGAGTACCCGCGCCCGACGACGGCCGCGCGGGTGCTGGAGgacgcctccgccaccgccgacGGCGACAGCGACTGGTTCCTGTGCGACGCGGACGGGATGGGGATCGAGGGCGCGGTGGCCGCGGTGCGGGACGCGGAGGCGCTCCGCGCGGGGCAGATCTACTTCGTGctgcccgccgccgcgcgccgccgcggCCTGCGGCGCGAGGAGGTCGCCGCGCTCGCCGTCAGGGCCTCCGCCGCGCTCTCCTCCCGGGCCGCCTCGGCCGCAGCGCCCGGCAGGCGGAGGCGCGGCGCCGTCGTCGCGCCCCTCGTCTTCGCGCCGCCGTCGGAAGAGGATGAGCGGGCCGCGGCGGCATGCAAGGCGGCTGCAGCGCCACCGGTGCGGCGGCCCGCGCCGCGCGTGCGCTCCGGCAGGCGGCTCGAGCGGTTCGCCTCGGACCTCACCGCGATCCCCGAGGGCGAGCGAGACGACGAGTGA